The following are from one region of the Pelagibius sp. CAU 1746 genome:
- a CDS encoding RluA family pseudouridine synthase, giving the protein MTAGPEAAGARLDRLLAEALPTLSRSRLKTLIEDGRVSAGGTAVTSPAAKVKAGQTFAIIIPEARPVALEGQAIPLEILYEDKDLIVLNKPAGLVVHPAAGNPDRTLVNALIAHCGHQLEGGLTGIGGELRPGIVHRLDKDTSGVMVAAKSEAAHQGLVEQFSARSIERSYLALVWGRPSPSQDAITGNIGRSPRNRKKMAVLRRGGRPAETGYRVLESFQNGKVSLVECRLKTGRTHQIRVHMAEAGHPLLGDPLYGRGDGRRAKALPAPAQAALAALGRQALHAKTLGFQHPVSGDTLQFTCEPPSDIRDLIRSLE; this is encoded by the coding sequence GTGACGGCGGGGCCGGAGGCGGCCGGCGCCCGGCTCGACCGCCTGCTGGCCGAAGCGCTGCCCACCCTCTCCCGCAGCCGGCTCAAGACCCTCATCGAGGACGGCCGGGTCAGCGCCGGCGGCACGGCGGTTACCAGCCCGGCGGCCAAGGTCAAGGCCGGCCAAACTTTCGCCATCATTATCCCCGAGGCTCGTCCCGTCGCCCTGGAAGGCCAGGCGATCCCCCTGGAAATCCTTTACGAGGACAAGGATCTTATCGTGCTGAACAAGCCGGCAGGCCTGGTCGTTCATCCGGCGGCGGGGAACCCCGACCGAACCCTGGTCAACGCCCTCATCGCCCACTGCGGGCACCAGCTCGAGGGAGGATTGACCGGGATCGGCGGCGAGCTGCGCCCTGGCATCGTCCACCGCCTGGACAAGGACACCTCAGGCGTGATGGTCGCGGCCAAGAGCGAGGCGGCGCACCAGGGCCTGGTCGAGCAGTTCTCCGCCCGCAGCATCGAGCGCAGTTACCTGGCCCTGGTCTGGGGACGGCCCAGCCCGTCGCAGGACGCGATCACCGGCAACATCGGCCGCAGCCCGCGCAACCGCAAGAAAATGGCGGTTCTGCGCCGCGGCGGCCGCCCGGCCGAGACCGGCTACCGGGTGCTCGAGAGTTTTCAGAACGGCAAGGTCAGCCTGGTGGAATGCCGCCTCAAGACCGGGCGCACCCACCAGATCCGCGTCCACATGGCCGAGGCCGGGCATCCCCTGCTGGGCGACCCGCTCTACGGCCGCGGCGACGGCCGCCGGGCGAAGGCCCTACCGGCGCCGGCGCAGGCGGCGCTGGCCGCCCTGGGCCGTCAGGCTCTACATGCGAAAACCCTGGGATTCCAACACCCTGTGAGCGGGGATACCTTGCAGTTTACCTGCGAACCACCATCTGACATTCGTGACTTGATTCGTTCCTTAGAATGA
- a CDS encoding low specificity L-threonine aldolase, giving the protein MTDLTPAALTPAPNFASDNVSGASPEILEAVVRANAGPAMPYGEDAITKRLAKLVAEVFEHEVAVFPLATGSAANALALSALVPRYGAVYCHREAHVNVDECGAPEFFTGGAKLVALDGPHAKIDAGTVAAAVSGAGVVHHVQPAAISITQASEQGTVYVPGEVAALAAVAKEHKLALHMDGARFANALARLGCSPAEASWKAGVDVLTLGATKNGALAAEAAIFFKPEQAAEFPYLRKRGGHLFSKMRFVSAQLEAYLSDGLWLRNAEHANAQATRLAEGLAALPGVEVTAPVEANEVFAALPRTLVEGLQAKGFVFYVWRDEGPADGGAPLCRFVTAFDSRPEEVAALLAEAARLAGVGAGVGG; this is encoded by the coding sequence ATGACCGATCTAACTCCGGCAGCGCTAACCCCCGCCCCGAATTTCGCGTCGGACAACGTCAGCGGCGCCAGCCCGGAGATCCTGGAGGCCGTGGTCCGCGCCAACGCCGGCCCGGCCATGCCCTATGGCGAGGACGCAATCACCAAGCGCCTGGCGAAGCTTGTGGCCGAGGTCTTCGAGCACGAGGTGGCGGTCTTTCCGCTGGCCACCGGCAGCGCCGCCAACGCCTTGGCGCTGTCGGCCCTGGTGCCGCGCTATGGCGCCGTCTACTGCCATCGTGAGGCCCATGTGAACGTCGACGAGTGCGGCGCGCCGGAGTTCTTCACCGGCGGCGCCAAGCTGGTGGCCCTGGACGGCCCCCACGCCAAGATCGACGCCGGGACCGTGGCCGCGGCGGTGAGCGGCGCCGGCGTCGTCCACCATGTTCAGCCGGCGGCGATTTCCATCACCCAGGCCAGCGAGCAGGGCACGGTCTACGTGCCGGGCGAGGTGGCGGCCCTGGCGGCCGTGGCGAAGGAGCACAAGCTGGCCCTGCACATGGACGGCGCGCGCTTCGCCAACGCCTTGGCCCGCCTGGGCTGCTCGCCCGCCGAGGCGAGCTGGAAGGCCGGCGTCGACGTGCTGACCCTGGGGGCGACCAAGAACGGCGCCCTGGCGGCCGAGGCGGCGATCTTCTTCAAGCCGGAGCAGGCGGCCGAGTTCCCTTATCTCCGGAAGCGCGGCGGCCATCTCTTCTCCAAGATGCGCTTCGTCTCGGCCCAGCTCGAGGCCTACCTGAGCGACGGTCTCTGGCTGAGGAACGCCGAGCACGCCAATGCCCAGGCGACCCGCCTGGCCGAAGGGCTGGCCGCGCTGCCCGGCGTCGAGGTGACGGCCCCGGTGGAGGCCAACGAGGTCTTCGCCGCTTTGCCCAGGACCCTGGTGGAGGGCCTGCAGGCCAAGGGCTTCGTCTTCTACGTCTGGCGCGACGAAGGCCCGGCGGATGGTGGCGCGCCCCTCTGCCGCTTCGTGACCGCCTTCGACAGCCGGCCCGAGGAGGTGGCCGCCCTCCTGGCCGAGGCGGCACGCCTGGCAGGGGTGGGGGCCGGAGTGGGCGGCTAG
- the xerC gene encoding site-specific integrase, whose product MARIRVKYIKQDVDRHGNLRTYLAMPGRRKVRIRADVGTPEFWTEYHAAVEAAESPAAEPVISEDPGQPAAPGSLAWLCQRWYASAEFKRLGRSTQRTRRRILERCCAVRDQKGVTRGAKPYRTLESRHVRAWRDKLAETPEAANGLVKTVRRLFAWACDPSVNLAERNPARDVPKFTGNGEGWHAWTTGEIEQYIARHPIGTQAYLALALLLFTGVRRSDVVRLGRQMERREGDGVWLRFTETKGAARLAKQREIPMLPDLQAAIEACPSGHMTYLATAYGKPFTGNGFGNKFRDWCKQADLPHCSPHGLRKAGATIAADAGASAHELMAIFGWRSIQEAERYTRQADRRRLAGRAMRLLKPEGFGDASITLLPTGSAKDRRGAG is encoded by the coding sequence ATGGCCAGGATTCGGGTGAAGTACATCAAGCAAGACGTCGACCGCCACGGCAACTTGCGCACTTACCTGGCGATGCCCGGGCGCCGCAAGGTGCGCATCCGCGCGGACGTCGGCACGCCAGAATTCTGGACCGAGTACCACGCGGCCGTTGAAGCGGCGGAGTCGCCGGCTGCGGAGCCGGTGATATCCGAAGATCCCGGACAGCCGGCCGCACCCGGCTCGCTGGCCTGGCTTTGCCAGCGCTGGTACGCCTCTGCCGAATTCAAGCGCCTGGGACGCTCCACGCAGCGCACGCGCAGACGCATCCTGGAGCGCTGCTGCGCGGTGCGCGACCAGAAGGGCGTGACGCGCGGTGCCAAGCCCTATCGCACCCTGGAGTCGCGCCACGTGCGCGCCTGGCGCGACAAGCTGGCCGAAACGCCCGAAGCGGCCAACGGCCTGGTCAAAACGGTGCGCCGGCTGTTCGCCTGGGCCTGTGATCCGAGCGTGAACCTAGCCGAGCGCAACCCGGCGCGCGACGTGCCCAAATTCACCGGCAATGGTGAGGGCTGGCACGCCTGGACTACCGGGGAAATCGAGCAATACATCGCGCGGCATCCCATCGGAACGCAGGCTTACTTGGCGCTGGCACTGCTGCTGTTCACGGGCGTGCGCCGGTCGGACGTGGTGCGCCTGGGCCGCCAGATGGAGCGGCGCGAAGGCGATGGCGTGTGGCTGCGCTTCACGGAAACCAAGGGTGCCGCCCGCCTGGCCAAGCAACGCGAGATTCCCATGCTGCCGGACCTGCAGGCCGCCATTGAAGCCTGCCCCTCAGGTCACATGACGTATCTGGCAACGGCTTATGGCAAGCCCTTCACCGGCAACGGCTTCGGCAACAAGTTTCGCGACTGGTGCAAGCAGGCCGACCTGCCGCACTGCTCGCCGCACGGCCTGCGCAAGGCCGGCGCGACCATCGCGGCCGACGCCGGCGCTTCGGCACACGAACTGATGGCGATCTTCGGCTGGCGCTCCATCCAGGAAGCCGAGCGCTACACGCGCCAGGCCGACCGCCGGCGCCTGGCGGGCCGTGCCATGCGCCTGTTGAAGCCCGAAGGCTTCGGCGATGCCTCGATCACGCTGCTGCCGACTGGCAGCGCCAAGGACCGCAGGGGCGCGGGGTGA
- a CDS encoding phage portal protein, producing the protein MGLLRRLADVFDPPPPIEERAGGFDFDPRLVDFDRPGRQLAVGADSVLSNLSVANACVRLRSELLAGVPLELFRRTPDGGAERAEDHPLFWLLRDAPNDRQTAFEARELAGRSLDLAGNAYARVARDRTGNVTAFRVVAPGAVSVELLRGARLRYRFMEPQRPPEVALEGAGEVLHVRAASHDGFIGRSPLHAARGALALALAGAQTEANIMANSLRPSGVFLYDKVLKPNQREELQKLLTDMVTSKNAGAAMLLEAGVRFEKVSFSAKDSELLGSRKLAAEDVARIFGVPPAVVGIGDRPTYGSAVEEARQLVQNALQPLAARIEGAMERDLLSEAERRTYFIRHDFGALLRGDLKSRFEAYKIGREAGILSPNDCRRREGEAPIENGDEYIRPLNFTPLGTPPAPPAPPREVD; encoded by the coding sequence ATGGGACTGCTTCGACGCCTTGCCGACGTCTTCGACCCGCCGCCGCCCATCGAGGAACGCGCGGGCGGCTTTGACTTCGATCCGCGCCTCGTCGACTTCGACCGGCCGGGGCGCCAGCTCGCTGTTGGGGCCGATTCCGTCCTGTCCAACTTGTCGGTCGCAAACGCCTGCGTGCGACTGCGCTCCGAGCTGCTGGCGGGCGTCCCGCTGGAGCTGTTCCGACGTACGCCGGACGGCGGCGCGGAGCGCGCGGAAGACCACCCGCTCTTTTGGCTGCTGCGCGACGCTCCCAACGATCGCCAGACGGCTTTCGAAGCGCGGGAACTGGCCGGCCGCTCCCTGGACCTGGCCGGCAACGCCTATGCGCGCGTGGCGCGCGATCGCACCGGGAACGTCACGGCGTTTCGTGTCGTGGCGCCCGGCGCCGTCTCTGTGGAACTGCTGCGCGGCGCGCGTCTGCGCTATCGCTTCATGGAGCCGCAGAGGCCGCCCGAGGTGGCCCTGGAGGGCGCGGGCGAAGTCCTGCACGTGCGCGCGGCTTCCCATGACGGTTTCATAGGTCGCTCGCCGTTGCACGCGGCACGCGGCGCGCTGGCTCTCGCCCTAGCCGGTGCGCAGACCGAGGCCAACATCATGGCCAACAGCCTGCGGCCAAGTGGCGTGTTCTTGTACGACAAGGTCCTAAAGCCAAACCAGCGCGAAGAGCTACAGAAGTTGCTGACCGACATGGTTACCAGCAAGAACGCCGGCGCGGCGATGCTCCTGGAGGCTGGCGTGAGATTCGAAAAGGTGTCTTTCAGCGCCAAGGACTCGGAACTACTGGGCTCGCGCAAGTTGGCGGCTGAAGACGTCGCGCGCATCTTCGGAGTGCCTCCGGCCGTGGTCGGCATCGGCGACCGGCCGACCTATGGCAGCGCAGTCGAAGAAGCGCGCCAGCTGGTGCAGAACGCTTTGCAGCCACTGGCCGCGCGGATCGAAGGTGCGATGGAGCGCGACCTGTTGAGCGAGGCCGAACGGCGCACGTACTTCATCCGGCATGACTTCGGCGCGCTGTTGCGCGGCGACCTGAAGTCGCGCTTTGAAGCCTACAAGATCGGCCGCGAGGCCGGGATATTGTCGCCGAACGACTGCCGCCGCCGCGAAGGCGAAGCGCCAATCGAAAACGGCGACGAATACATCCGTCCGCTGAATTTCACGCCGCTGGGAACGCCGCCGGCGCCGCCAGCTCCACCGCGTGAGGTCGATTAA
- a CDS encoding HK97 family phage prohead protease, with the protein MTAAAQNLEHRGALEWRVAGRRLVGHAAVFDQAADIGGKREVIRRGAFAKALASGADILALVDHSPQQLLARTRSRTLRLAEDARGLSFEIDLPQTSLGSDILALAERGDLGGASFGFIIPKGGERWQGHTRELVEIDLREISIVHSWPAYPTTDVAARSRGADRGDVLRTLARLKAEFM; encoded by the coding sequence ATGACGGCGGCAGCGCAAAACCTGGAGCATCGCGGCGCGCTGGAATGGCGCGTCGCGGGCCGCCGCCTGGTTGGACACGCCGCGGTGTTCGACCAGGCGGCCGACATCGGCGGCAAGCGAGAGGTCATCCGGCGCGGCGCCTTCGCGAAGGCACTGGCCAGCGGCGCCGATATCTTGGCCCTGGTTGACCACTCTCCGCAGCAGCTGCTGGCCCGCACCCGGTCGCGGACGCTGCGCTTGGCGGAAGACGCGCGCGGCCTGTCGTTCGAGATCGACCTGCCGCAGACGTCCCTGGGGAGTGATATCTTGGCCCTGGCAGAGCGCGGCGACCTGGGCGGCGCGTCTTTCGGCTTCATCATTCCGAAGGGCGGTGAGCGGTGGCAGGGGCACACGCGGGAGCTGGTCGAAATCGACCTGCGCGAAATCAGCATCGTGCACAGCTGGCCGGCCTACCCGACCACGGACGTTGCTGCCCGCTCACGCGGTGCGGATCGCGGCGACGTGCTGCGCACGCTGGCGCGGCTCAAGGCGGAGTTTATGTGA
- a CDS encoding phage major capsid protein, translating to MTKISDLLKQRDTLRREAQKIIKTAEDADRAPEGQEQTRLDEIRTESDALETRIRNQAMMDEFDRQAEGDPLDGQGGEFEREASQVSLLRAIACSAGLEGDYGREREVSAELARRSGRKAQGVLVPANVLHVRAHRGLETRVTTAAGGGAGAIFESGRPDMFIDALRANLVTSALGATVLNGLEGGPVSLPAMDSGQSGSWIADDSALTPADVDVNKRQLTPKTVGCLTEFSRNFVLQSSPDVEDMARRDFSAALAVALDGAALVGGAANEPSGILDQITPGTLGTPTWQEVLNIVKGVEVANAAMGRLGWAVNPNAVATLRGTTKVNADAGAGFIMDSPRELAGYPAMSTTGLPVDESPENGSVVFGDWASLVVGYWTGIDILANPYAATAYAKGNIQVRGLLTADVVLRHVESFAGAIDVPAA from the coding sequence ATGACAAAAATCAGTGACCTGTTGAAGCAGCGCGACACGCTCCGGCGCGAAGCGCAGAAGATCATCAAGACTGCCGAGGACGCCGACCGCGCGCCCGAGGGCCAGGAACAGACGCGCCTGGATGAAATCAGGACCGAAAGCGACGCCCTGGAAACCCGCATTCGCAACCAGGCCATGATGGACGAATTCGACCGCCAGGCGGAGGGCGATCCGCTGGACGGCCAGGGTGGTGAATTCGAGCGGGAGGCGTCGCAGGTTTCTCTGCTGCGCGCGATCGCCTGTTCTGCGGGCCTGGAGGGCGACTACGGCCGCGAGCGCGAGGTCAGCGCGGAGCTGGCCCGCCGCTCCGGCCGCAAAGCGCAAGGCGTCCTGGTCCCGGCCAACGTGCTGCACGTGCGCGCCCATCGCGGCCTCGAAACCCGTGTCACGACGGCCGCTGGCGGTGGCGCAGGCGCGATCTTCGAGTCCGGCCGGCCGGACATGTTCATTGACGCGCTTCGCGCCAACCTGGTCACGTCGGCGCTTGGCGCCACCGTGCTAAACGGCCTGGAGGGTGGCCCTGTTTCGCTGCCGGCGATGGACAGCGGACAGTCGGGCAGCTGGATCGCCGACGATTCCGCATTGACGCCGGCAGACGTCGACGTCAACAAGCGCCAGCTCACCCCGAAGACGGTGGGCTGTCTGACCGAGTTCAGCCGCAACTTCGTCCTGCAATCGTCGCCGGACGTCGAAGACATGGCGCGGCGCGACTTCTCCGCCGCCCTGGCGGTGGCGCTTGACGGCGCCGCCCTGGTAGGCGGTGCCGCCAATGAACCGAGTGGCATCTTGGATCAGATTACGCCGGGAACGCTGGGGACTCCGACCTGGCAGGAAGTGCTTAACATCGTGAAGGGAGTCGAGGTCGCAAATGCGGCGATGGGCCGTCTCGGCTGGGCTGTAAACCCGAACGCCGTTGCGACCCTGCGCGGCACGACGAAGGTCAACGCCGACGCCGGTGCAGGGTTCATCATGGACTCGCCCCGCGAGCTGGCGGGCTATCCGGCCATGTCGACCACCGGACTGCCAGTGGATGAATCGCCGGAGAACGGCAGCGTTGTATTCGGTGACTGGGCAAGCCTGGTTGTCGGTTACTGGACCGGCATCGACATCTTGGCCAACCCCTACGCGGCGACGGCATACGCCAAGGGCAACATCCAGGTGCGTGGCTTGCTTACGGCCGACGTGGTTCTCCGTCATGTCGAGTCCTTCGCCGGCGCCATCGACGTTCCGGCGGCGTAA
- a CDS encoding HNH endonuclease signature motif containing protein, translated as MPTMPPTWRPPGAPTKRERDADYKRRRRDHPDQAFLRTRAWRDRLRPIQLQREPFCRHCAEDGRTVPATEVDHIVVPNGDPMLQRDPDNYQSLCKSCHARKTRAQQTRGAGQKG; from the coding sequence ATGCCGACGATGCCGCCGACCTGGCGCCCGCCCGGTGCGCCAACCAAGCGCGAGCGTGACGCCGACTACAAGCGCCGCAGGCGCGACCATCCCGACCAGGCGTTCTTGCGCACGCGGGCATGGCGTGACCGCCTCCGGCCGATCCAGCTGCAACGTGAGCCGTTCTGTCGGCACTGCGCCGAAGACGGGCGCACCGTGCCGGCGACCGAAGTCGACCACATCGTTGTGCCCAACGGCGACCCGATGCTGCAGCGCGATCCGGACAACTATCAAAGTCTGTGCAAGAGCTGCCACGCCCGAAAGACCCGCGCGCAGCAGACCCGGGGGGCGGGTCAAAAAGGCTAA